The DNA sequence TCGGGTCGATGCGCATGCCACGCACCTTGACCTGCGCGTCCATCCGTCCGGCGACCACCAGGTCGCCGGCGGCGGTGACGCAGCCGAGGTCGCCGGTGCGGTACAGCCGCCGCGGCTCGCCGTCGACCAGGACCGTGGCGAAGCGCTTGGACTCGGGTCCGGCGCCGTTGAGGTAGCCCGCGCCGACGCTGGTGCCGGAGATGCAGATCTCGCCGTACTCCCCCACCCCGACACCCTCGGCCCGCTCGTCGAGGATGTGGATCTCGGTGTTGTACGCGGGTCGGCCGACCGGGGCGTTCTCGTGCCCGGCCGGCCGGAAGCCGGCCAGGTCGTAGGACGTCGCGACGTCCGTGCACTCCGCGACGCCGTACTGGTGCAGCAGCGTGCAGGTGTTGCCCTCGCGCCGGGCCCAGGGGGCGATGCGCTCGACGTGCAGCGGCTCCCCACCGAACAGCACATAGTCCAGCTTGCTCAGCACGTCCCCGCCGCGCGCAGTCTCCCAGTCCACCAGCAGGTACAACGTGCTGGAGGCGCAGTGCACGGTGCGGATCCGGTGCTCGCCGAGCAGGCGGTACGCCAGCGCGGCGTCGAAGTGCCGGCTGGGCATCAGGTACTGGGTGGCGCCGCAGAACAGCGGCGTCATCAGGGCCCGCTGGGACAGGTCGAACCCGAAGGCGCTGACCACCAGGTTGCTGGACCGGGAGTCCAGGCCGTACTCGAGCTGGAGCCAGTTGAGCAGGTTGAACCAGCCCTTGTGCCGCACCCCGGTGAGCTTCGGCGTGCCGGTCGAGCCGGAGGTGAAGACCGCGTAGCACAGGTCGTCCCCAAGCACCGGGACGTCCGGATCGGTCGTCGGCAGGTCGCGCAGCCGCTCAGCGAGCCGCCCCGGCGCGAGCACCTCAACCGCCGCCGACCCCAGCAGCCCGGCCGTCCCCGGCGACGCCACGATCAGCGCCAAATCAGGGGTCTGCTGCTGAAGCAGCGCCAACCTGGCCGCCGGATAGCCGGGGTCGAAGGGCACGTAGGCGGCGCCGGCCTTGAGCGTGCCGAGAATCGCGATCAGCAGGTCGACCGAGTAGTCGAGACAGATACCAACCTTGGCACCGCGGCCATGCCCCCGCGCGATGAGCAGATGCGCGAACCGGTTCGCCGCGGCGTCCAACTCCGCATAGGTCACCCGCTCCCCGGCACAGCAAACCGCGACGGCATCCGGCGCCTGCCGCGCCCATTCCTCGAACCGCTTGTGGACGACGGGCATCGCGGGCAGGTCGATTCGCTTTCCCCGGAGGATCATCAAACAACTCCGATACGTCAGGCTCCGTTCGGCGACAAGCGGGT is a window from the Catenulispora sp. EB89 genome containing:
- a CDS encoding amino acid adenylation domain-containing protein, with the translated sequence MILRGKRIDLPAMPVVHKRFEEWARQAPDAVAVCCAGERVTYAELDAAANRFAHLLIARGHGRGAKVGICLDYSVDLLIAILGTLKAGAAYVPFDPGYPAARLALLQQQTPDLALIVASPGTAGLLGSAAVEVLAPGRLAERLRDLPTTDPDVPVLGDDLCYAVFTSGSTGTPKLTGVRHKGWFNLLNWLQLEYGLDSRSSNLVVSAFGFDLSQRALMTPLFCGATQYLMPSRHFDAALAYRLLGEHRIRTVHCASSTLYLLVDWETARGGDVLSKLDYVLFGGEPLHVERIAPWARREGNTCTLLHQYGVAECTDVATSYDLAGFRPAGHENAPVGRPAYNTEIHILDERAEGVGVGEYGEICISGTSVGAGYLNGAGPESKRFATVLVDGEPRRLYRTGDLGCVTAAGDLVVAGRMDAQVKVRGMRIDPTDVERALVRLAGIGQASVVPVPDAAGENELVAFVVSENGRLDPGRLRADLLETMPRSMVPATFLEIARIPLSPHGKVDRAALIADFRGRRADPVGRPLMAPGGTAMIADGVQAIWRRELDRDDISSDDDFFVLGGQSVIMAKIQRALIEELGVEVPMDQMFLNPTVAAISAYIESQRAVTQQ